The Erinaceus europaeus chromosome 13, mEriEur2.1, whole genome shotgun sequence genome segment agtgccagcatgagTCACCATTCccattggcctttttttttttttttttttgcttacaggGTTTCACCGGGGCTCAGGTGCCTgcattactaatccactgctcctggcaaccattctcccacatttctttgttgttattgttgatgtcgttgttgctattattgttgttggataagagcgaaagaaatcaagagagagagagaggaggggaagacagagaaaggaagaggaaaacacttggaaacctgcttcatcacttgttaaaGACACccttagtgggggggggggggcggtgcaggagttaagtgcacttaggcaaagcccaagaaccagcataaggatcccggttccagcccccacctgcaggggagtcgcttcacaagagatgaagcaggtctgcaggtgtctatctttctcccccccccccccgtcttctcctcctctctccatttctttctttctttttttttttttttactttttaaaagatttatttatggtcGGGGGCTATCCAGCATGCTGgagatgcagagactctcatggctgagtctccagagccctagattcaatccccagcaccatgagccacagctgagcagtgcttgggggaaaaagagagagagaatgaaccagagcatcactctggtggcaCATGTGGCGCCAGGAATAGAGTTCAGGGCCTTATTctcaagaatccagtgcttttttttttttttaagcaggatcTTGACTTATTTTCATTGATTAAGGGACACCTCTGAGACTCTCAGGAGTGCAAGGCCCGCCATTTGTCCAGGGGACCGCGGTTGGAGATGTATTTAACTCCACAGCCGTCTGGGATGAggcgcttttcagccaccatgtcttCAAACTCGTCTGCGTTAAACTTGGTGAAGCCCCACTTCTTGGAGATGGGGATCTTCTGGCGTCCAGGGAATTTGAACTTGGCCCTGCACAGGGCCTCGGTCACATGCTCTTTGTTCTGCAGCTTGGTGCAGATGGACATGATGACCTGGTCAATGTGGACTCTGGCCACGGTGCCCTGGGGCTTCCCAAAAGCTCCTCACATCcctgtctggagcctcaggctaggGGCAGCAGAGTAGGAAGGgctgtctccagggtcccttaGGGCAGCCATACAAGCAACAGGCTGCATGCACTACCCAGGAGGCTGCTGTTTGCAGCCACTGCACACTGGGCGCCATAGGGAGGGCAGCACAGTCAGCTTAATtggctgctcctctctccatttctctctgtcctatctaacaacgacgacatcagttacaataataaaacaagggcaaaaaaagggaataaataaataaagacacccTTGAAGGTGGGAaattgggggctggaaccaggatccttatgccagtagttgcactttgcgccatgtgcacttaacctggtttgccaccgcctggcccctggccatttttttatagagtttgggaagtggggagggagagaaagaaatcgatagggagggagagggacccagtggtggcacacctggttaagcacacacattacagtgcaaaatgaAAAGtacaagcccctgggccccacctgtagggggcaagcttcaggagaggtgaagcagggatgcaaatgtctctctgtgtctatccctatcttcccctcccctttcaatttctctttgtctctatccaataataaataaataaaaatatttaagagagagagagagagggagagacacctgcagcactgctcgtgAACCTCCGCTCTCCATCCCAGCAGATAGGGGACCATTGAGCCCAACATTGCAGCGTATGCTCTCCTCTACATGAGGTAACCATCTTGCCCCTAGCCTATacttcttttttctaattatatttttatttattttcccttttttttgttgcccttgtttttttttattgttgttgttattgatgtcgtcattgttagataggacagagagaaatgaaaagaggagggaaagagaaagacacctgcagacctgcttcaccacctgtgaagcaacttctctgcagATGGGCAGTgttgggctggaaccaggatcctttcgctaccacatgcgcttaacccgccgcgctaccacctgactccctagcctATACTTCTTTAGGAAAACAGATTTGTTTTCTCAGTCTATAATCTTATccacaaaatttaaaaatcattagtATACATATCCACAGTGAAATACGcccaagtttttctttttgtaacaGGATTATGACTAGGTCTTGATGTTGCATGACTCTACTGATCCctgtaaccatttttttttctttgatagagggtgagagagaagagaaggagaaaggtgaGACAGATAGAAGACATGATGCGTACAGCATTGCTCCATCactctgtccccccacccctaaCCCATAGGTAgcaactgggggctcgaacctgcattttttttgtcgcctccagggttattgctggggcttggtgcctgcaccatgaatccactgctcttggaggttacTGTTGTTAATaactattgttgggtaggacagagagaaatccagagaggaggggaagacagagaggggaacctggatctttgagcatGGTGATGAGTGAGctctacctggtgtgtgactACTTCACTTCCCCAAAACATTTAATGTAGTCAGAACCAAGTTTCTATTTGATAGTGACTGGAAAAAactattacctttttaaaaaaattttttaatgtttatttattcattttccctttttgttgcccttgttgttttattgttgttgtagttattgatgtcgtcgttgttggataggacagagagaaatggagagaggaagggaagacagagagggggagataaagatagacacctgcagacctgcctcaccgcctgtgaagcgactcccctgcaggtggggagccgggggctcgaaccgggatccttacgccggtccttacactttgcgccacctgtacttaaccactgcgctactgcccgactcccctttttaaaaatttttttaaaatatttatttattttgttatccttgctttattttattgttgtacttattcttgttgatgatgtcgttgttggataggacagagagaaactccaaGAATGTTTTTAGTGTGAACAAAAACTGATAgttattttaattgattaatcTGAGAAAGATGATGTCCTGACTCcctgtgtcttttcctctttaGAATGGAGATCTCCTCTCATCAGTCTCACCTCCTGCAGCAACTGAATGAGCAGCGCAGGCAAGACGTATTTTGTGACTGCAGCATTTTAGTTGAAGACAAGGTCTTCAAGGCACACCGGAATGTGTTGTTTGCCAGTAGTGGCtactttaaaatgtttctttCCCAGAATTCAAAGGAGACAAGTCAGTCAACCACAGCTACATTTCAGGCTTTCTCCCCTGACACATTTACTGTGATCCTGGACTTTGTCTATTCCGGCAAACTCTCTCTTACTGGTCAGAATGTCATAGAAGTGATGTCAGCTGCTAGCTTCCTTCAGATGACTGATGTCATTAGTGTATGTAAGACTTTTATTAAATCTTCTCTAGACATCAGTGAGAAGGAAAAGGATCGTTATTTCAGTCTCTCTGATAAAGGTGCTAATTCAAATGGTATAGAACGCTCTTCTTTTTATAGCAGTGGCTGGCAAGAAGAAAGCaattctccacatcctcacctaAGCCCGGATCAAGGACCAAGTATAATAAGTGGAAAGTCTTGGAGTAAATATAATTATCATCCAGGATCCCAAAGGAATACTCAACAAGCTTTGGCCAAGAATGAACAAAGGAAAGATCCCATTAAAAAGTCCAGACAGTTGAGATTATCACAGACTTCTGAAGTTTCTCATTATAAACCAAACAAACAGAACACACAAACATCTGATTCTTCCAGCCACATCTCCCAGTCAGAAGAACAAATACACCCTAATACTGAAATGGACTCTACTCCGATTGCTTATCAGTATGGTGGTCAAGGACCGGATATTACATCCCGAAGTTTTCCAGGTACCTAAAAAGAATAAGTCAAGCTTCAAGATATCTCtgtaaatcttattttattttttgaggttTCAAAGCtacgtatgtgtatgtgtgtgtacaattCACTGTACCTATCACCAAAGTTGCTATGGTCCATTTTCTTCCCTCTGATAATGACAGACTCTAAgatacagttttgttttgttttgcttttgttatctATAATTCAAATGAGAGAAACTGTACAGTTGTTGTCGTTCACTTCTTTACATATTTCACTTAgactaatcacttccagttccatataTTTTTGTCCTGAGTGATACaatatcactaaaaaaaaagtcagtctaggTGGTAGTACACTAGGTTAAAcgaacatagtgcaaagcacaaggactagtataaggatcccggttcaagccactggctccccacctgcaggggggttgcttcacaagtggtgaagcaggtctgcaggtgtctatctttctctccccgtctctgtcttcacctctctcaatttctctctatcctattcaacaacagcaatagcaacagcaacaacagtaataacaccaccaacagtgtgtgtgtgggggggaaagatggcttccaggagcagtggatttgtagtgcaggcactgagcctcactgatatcctggaggcaaaaaaaaaaaagtcattatttgtAATTGCGAACTACTATTCCATTAATTATATGTTTCATAATTTCATTCAAGTCATCTTTCAGTAGGCATTTAGTTGATTACATGTTTTGGTTATTGCCAGTTGTCTAATTATGAAATGGGGgtacatgtatcttttttttttttttactagagcactgctcagctctggattatggtggtgcagaggattgaacctggggctcaagagtctctttgcataaccattatgctatctatcctggccccatatatctttttaaatttttgtttttgtgtccTCTCGGTATATGCCTAAGAATGGTACTGCTGGATTATAAGGTAGTTCCATTTTTCTTTGGTTGAggactctattttttttcttttattttttattgttgttgtagttattgatgtcatcgttgttagataggacagagagaaatggagagaggagaagaagaaagagggggaaaggaagagagacacctgcagatctgcttcactgcctgtgaagtgactgactcccctgcaggtggggagccaggggcttgaaccgtgatccttatgccggtccttgcgctttgtgccaagtgcgcttaacctgctgcgccaccgcccgattcccggtTGAGGACTCTGtatactgggttttttttttttttttttttttgtcaccagggttattgctgaggctcggtgcttgcacaatgaatccaccactactaGCGgccattttaatcttttttgtttgttttttaacagaacagagagaaattgagagggaggaagatagagagggaaagataagacacctgcagacctgcttcaccgctcatgaggtgtaccccctgcagatggggactggagacttgaacctgggtccttgcactggggTGCCCTCCTCCATACTGTTTTTGATATGAGCTGCACCActgtattcccaccaacagtgtatcaGAGTTCCTTTTCTCCATGTCTTTATCAACACTTGTATCTCAGTGGGGTGTTAAgttatatttctctctttctctgtctctctctctctcattttcaccagagcactgctcagctctggcttatggtgttgtgggggactgaactgggactttggagtctcaggcatgacagtttgtttgcatagccattttgctatctcccccacccttaaaTTGTATTTCTCTAGCAATAAGGTCAGCCCTATTGCAACATGTCCTTAACTTTAGGTGTTACAGGCAATAGaattaaatgaaatttttttccCAGTCATACTTCTCTagtgaaatttattttataaaacatatATTACAATTTTAATTAAAAGTGATATttgtcagggggccaggcagtggtgcacctggttaaacgcacactatatattgtgcaaggacccggttcaagcccctggtccccacttgcagggagaaagctttatgagtgttgaagcagggctgcaggtgtctctgtctctctctccctctctgtctgcctcaccCCCTCTCAACTTCCTCTGTCAgtatatagtaaataaataaaaggaaaaaaaaagaaaactatttgtgGGCCAAGAGATATTTCCCCTCATGGTGAGGTGtatgccttaccatgtgtgatCCCTTGAGTTCAAGCTCTGGCATCACATAAGAAGCTCAGTGAATGGTGGAGAGGTGCAACggtatctctcatctctctctacctgccctcactaaaaaaaaataataataataataaattaatatttatttcctttttgttgcccttgtttttattgttgttgcagttattattgttattgatattgtcattgttggatagggcagagaaaaatggagagaggaggggaagacagagagggggaaagaaagacacctgcagacctgcttcactgcctgtgaagcgactcccctgcaggtggggagccggggctcgaaccgggatcctcacgccggtccttgcgctttgagccaccagcgcttaacccactgctccactgcccgactcccccccccccaatttttttttttaatatttattcacttttgttgcccttgttgttttattgttgttattgatgttgttgttgttggataggacagagagaaatggagagaggaggggaagacagagagggggagagaaagatagacacctgcagacctgcttcaccacctgtgaatcgactcccctgcaggtggggcgccgggggctcggacgggatctttatgccggtcctttgcaccacgtgggcttaacccgctgcgttactgccggactcccccaaATTACTCTTATAGTCATTTAGGCACTAAGCCCTGGCCATACCCTaatataaaatttattaattaatttggctcattattattattttaaatttctttctttctttcttttttttttttttttttttttaattaccagagcactgctcagctctggtttatggtggtgcaggagattgaacctgggtctttggagcttcaggcatg includes the following:
- the LOC107522519 gene encoding large ribosomal subunit protein uL16-like, producing MSICTKLQNKEHVTEALCRAKFKFPGRQKIPISKKWGFTKFNADEFEDMVAEKRLIPDGCGVKYISNRGPLDKWRALHS
- the ZBTB8A gene encoding zinc finger and BTB domain-containing protein 8A, yielding MEISSHQSHLLQQLNEQRRQDVFCDCSILVEDKVFKAHRNVLFASSGYFKMFLSQNSKETSQSTTATFQAFSPDTFTVILDFVYSGKLSLTGQNVIEVMSAASFLQMTDVISVCKTFIKSSLDISEKEKDRYFSLSDKGANSNGIERSSFYSSGWQEESNSPHPHLSPDQGPSIISGKSWSKYNYHPGSQRNTQQALAKNEQRKDPIKKSRQLRLSQTSEVSHYKPNKQNTQTSDSSSHISQSEEQIHPNTEMDSTPIAYQYGGQGPDITSRSFPDDLPRMRFKCPYCTHVVKRKADLKRHLRCHTGERPYPCQACGKRFSRLDHLSSHFRTIHQACKLICRKCKRHVTDLTGQVVQEGTRRYRLCNECLAEVGADSLPIDLEAEQHLMSPSDGEKDSRWHLSEDENRSYVEIVEDGSADLVIQQVDDSEEEEEKEVKPNIR